From the Micromonospora lupini genome, one window contains:
- a CDS encoding HAD-IIIC family phosphatase, giving the protein MRDEEVLHRIRRLRRPDAAADPELAPGLVHLDDAAVTVVASAGRLLADVPVEKLASPDFPLRPLRVAVTGTFTPGTLEPLLRVALLRIGIAAEIHVSGFDQLVLDLSDPRSALAEFRPDVTLCLLHDGWFLPAEWDPGDLAGLADVLGERAGVLAAALRGYAARNEGAVLLHTVPLSPLEHRALVSFRGRAELGRIWRELNSQLLELGERDTTYTLDLETLLVDHDGPVRDERLYRFASMAWTSTVERRYAHEAATFCRAVLGRTAKVLALDLDNTLWAGVLGDDGLTGIRLGTDYPGNCHRDVQRRALALRRQGVLLAVCSKNDPDLVTEAFAQHPDLLLRADDFVAQAVNWGRKDENLRQLATTLNLGLDAVVFADDSPFECELVRRELPTVRVVELAGDPAGFPTRLLTEGHFTVLATGATDRARTELYRARAGRERFAATFDSAADYLHELKLRVTVREVDEHSLPRVAQLGLRTNQFTMTERAHTEAQTRTRAGSPDRLVLTVEVTDRFGAEGLVGGLWLDRNDPDAWVIENFVLSCRVFSRGVEQAALHRVAELARAAGATRLEALFRPTARNKPGGAVWPAAGFTVASVDDGTTRHVLPLHPPPRLLPAWIALEEGDIRA; this is encoded by the coding sequence ATGCGAGACGAGGAGGTCCTGCACCGGATCCGCCGGCTGCGTCGACCCGACGCGGCCGCCGACCCGGAGCTGGCGCCCGGCCTGGTCCACCTGGACGACGCGGCGGTCACCGTCGTGGCGTCCGCCGGTCGGCTGCTCGCCGACGTGCCCGTCGAGAAGCTCGCCAGCCCCGACTTTCCGCTGCGTCCGCTGCGGGTCGCGGTCACCGGCACGTTCACGCCGGGCACGCTGGAACCGCTGCTGCGGGTGGCGCTGCTGCGCATCGGCATCGCCGCCGAGATCCACGTCTCCGGCTTCGACCAGCTCGTGCTCGACCTCAGCGATCCGCGCTCGGCGCTCGCCGAGTTCCGGCCCGACGTCACGCTCTGCCTGCTGCACGACGGCTGGTTCCTGCCCGCCGAGTGGGACCCCGGCGACCTGGCCGGCCTCGCCGACGTGCTTGGCGAACGGGCCGGCGTGCTCGCCGCCGCGCTGCGCGGGTACGCGGCCCGCAACGAGGGCGCGGTGCTGCTGCACACCGTGCCGCTGTCCCCGTTGGAGCACCGTGCCCTGGTCAGCTTCCGCGGTCGCGCCGAGCTGGGCCGGATCTGGCGGGAGCTGAACTCCCAGCTGTTGGAGCTGGGCGAGCGGGACACGACGTACACACTGGATCTGGAGACGCTGCTTGTGGACCACGACGGCCCGGTGCGCGACGAGCGCCTTTACCGGTTCGCCAGCATGGCGTGGACTTCCACCGTGGAGCGCCGGTACGCGCACGAGGCCGCCACCTTCTGCCGCGCCGTCCTCGGGCGGACGGCGAAGGTGCTCGCGCTGGACCTGGACAACACCCTCTGGGCGGGCGTGCTCGGCGACGACGGGCTCACCGGCATCCGGCTGGGCACCGACTACCCCGGCAACTGCCACCGCGACGTGCAGCGCCGCGCCCTGGCGCTGCGTCGGCAGGGCGTGCTGCTCGCGGTGTGCAGCAAGAACGACCCCGACCTGGTGACCGAGGCGTTCGCGCAGCACCCGGACCTGCTGCTGCGCGCCGACGACTTCGTCGCCCAGGCGGTCAACTGGGGGCGCAAGGACGAGAACCTGCGCCAGCTCGCCACCACCCTCAACCTGGGCCTGGACGCCGTCGTGTTCGCCGACGACAGCCCGTTCGAGTGCGAGCTGGTACGCCGCGAGCTGCCGACCGTACGGGTGGTGGAGCTGGCCGGCGACCCGGCGGGCTTCCCCACCCGGCTGCTCACCGAGGGGCACTTCACAGTGCTTGCCACCGGCGCCACCGACCGTGCACGCACCGAGCTGTACCGGGCCCGCGCCGGGCGGGAACGCTTCGCCGCCACGTTCGACTCGGCTGCCGACTACCTGCACGAGCTGAAGCTGCGCGTCACCGTCCGGGAGGTCGACGAACACAGCCTGCCCCGGGTCGCGCAGCTCGGGCTGCGCACCAACCAGTTCACGATGACCGAGCGCGCGCACACCGAGGCGCAGACCCGGACGCGCGCCGGCTCCCCCGACCGCCTGGTGCTCACCGTCGAGGTGACCGACAGGTTCGGCGCCGAGGGGCTGGTGGGGGGCCTGTGGCTGGATCGGAACGACCCGGACGCCTGGGTGATCGAGAACTTCGTGTTGAGCTGCCGGGTGTTCTCCCGGGGCGTCGAGCAGGCGGCGCTGCACCGGGTGGCGGAGCTGGCCCGAGCCGCCGGCGCGACCCGGCTGGAGGCCCTGTTCCGGCCCACCGCCCGCAACAAGCCCGGCGGGGCCGTGTGGCCCGCCGCCGGCTTCACAGTGGCATCCGTCGACGACGGCACCACCCGGCACGTGTTGCCGCTGCACCCCCCGCCCCGGCTGCTGCCGGCGTGGATCGCCCTGGAGGAGGGAGACATCCGTGCCTGA
- a CDS encoding acyl carrier protein, protein MPDLFTTVADLIEQVADVPAEEISPDVRFASLANWTSLEALRLLSALEDDLGVRLDLRAYLAVTAVGELVDLVAGELDGATR, encoded by the coding sequence GTGCCTGACCTGTTCACCACCGTCGCGGACCTCATCGAGCAGGTCGCGGACGTACCGGCCGAGGAGATCTCGCCAGACGTCCGGTTCGCGTCGCTTGCCAACTGGACCAGCCTGGAGGCGCTGCGTCTGCTCTCCGCGCTGGAGGACGACCTCGGCGTACGCCTGGACCTGCGGGCGTACCTGGCGGTGACAGCGGTCGGCGAACTGGTCGACCTGGTCGCCGGCGAGCTGGACGGGGCGACCCGGTGA